The Urbifossiella limnaea genome has a window encoding:
- a CDS encoding glycosyltransferase family 2 protein yields the protein MLARTPTLSLIVPTRGRPRQLRRFLGSLAATTLRPSRVEVVLVVDADDRPVTCPGARVVVGPPGRTMGELNRAGAAAARGEWLMLLNDDVVARTRGWDEQVLAAAARFPDRVGLVHVNDALVRDHLCVFPVVSRRYCEEAGGICPADYHRYRIDDHIDDVFTRLGGRTVYLPDVVFEHRNAVVHPTAGKVYEADPAILAEDAPRFEAHHADRMELVRRLGGEPTSADAFALRVPGRQHVVRGSWAARTRTDIGEWMTRLRGRLRDRYRRDGAAGLMRVMGRKVGWVS from the coding sequence ATGCTCGCGCGGACCCCGACTCTGTCGCTGATCGTGCCGACGCGCGGCCGCCCGCGCCAGCTCCGCCGCTTCCTCGGCTCGCTCGCCGCCACCACCCTCCGCCCGTCCCGGGTCGAAGTCGTCCTCGTCGTGGACGCCGACGACCGCCCGGTGACGTGTCCCGGCGCGCGCGTCGTGGTCGGCCCGCCGGGCCGCACGATGGGCGAGCTGAACCGCGCCGGCGCGGCCGCCGCCCGCGGCGAGTGGCTGATGCTGCTGAACGACGACGTGGTGGCCCGCACCCGCGGGTGGGACGAGCAGGTGCTCGCGGCGGCGGCGCGCTTCCCCGACCGCGTCGGCCTCGTCCACGTCAACGACGCGCTGGTCCGCGACCACCTGTGCGTCTTCCCCGTGGTGAGCCGCCGCTACTGCGAAGAGGCCGGCGGCATCTGCCCCGCCGACTACCACCGCTACCGCATCGACGACCACATCGACGACGTGTTCACGCGCCTCGGCGGCCGCACGGTCTACCTGCCGGACGTGGTGTTCGAGCACCGCAACGCCGTGGTTCACCCGACGGCCGGGAAGGTGTACGAGGCCGACCCGGCGATCCTGGCCGAGGACGCCCCGCGGTTCGAGGCGCACCACGCCGACCGGATGGAACTGGTCCGTCGGCTCGGCGGCGAGCCGACATCCGCGGATGCGTTCGCGCTGCGGGTGCCGGGCCGGCAGCACGTCGTTCGCGGCAGCTGGGCAGCACGAACCCGGACCGATATCGGCGAGTGGATGACGCGGCTGCGCGGCCGGTTGCGCGACCGCTACCGGCGCGACGGGGCGGCGGGGCTGATGCGAGTGATGGGGCGGAAGGTGGGTTGGGTTTCGTAG
- a CDS encoding thiamine pyrophosphate-dependent dehydrogenase E1 component subunit alpha, protein MNARLYRSLYRIRRVEEEVARAYPTDAIKSPVHLSIGQEAVSVGVCEALRPTDIVFGTYRSHAMYLAKGGDLNAMVAEMYGKATGCARGKGGSMHLIDTDAGVMGTSAVVGTTIANAAGYAYALKTRRSDAVVVCFFGDGASEEGVFAETLNFASLKSLPVLFVCENNGYAIHTSQAKRQGRPDIAARAEAYGIPADRLDGSDVTGLLERTRTVLSGMRTLGGPHFFEVKTYRWREHVGPGRDFALGFRAESEAEPWVKNDPIPRLAALLPAAERAAIVQEVEAEVAAAFAFAEASPFPDPAELMIDIYQEAGNALACR, encoded by the coding sequence GTGAACGCACGACTGTATAGGTCGCTCTACCGCATCCGCCGCGTCGAGGAGGAGGTCGCACGGGCCTACCCCACGGACGCGATCAAGAGCCCCGTCCACCTGTCGATCGGGCAGGAGGCGGTGAGCGTCGGGGTGTGCGAGGCGCTGCGGCCGACCGACATCGTGTTCGGGACGTACCGCAGCCACGCGATGTACCTCGCGAAGGGCGGCGACCTGAACGCGATGGTCGCCGAGATGTACGGCAAGGCTACTGGCTGCGCCCGCGGCAAGGGCGGCTCCATGCACCTCATCGACACCGACGCCGGCGTCATGGGCACGTCGGCCGTGGTGGGTACGACCATCGCCAACGCCGCCGGCTACGCCTACGCCCTGAAGACGCGGCGGTCCGACGCCGTGGTCGTGTGCTTCTTCGGCGACGGGGCCTCGGAGGAGGGCGTGTTCGCGGAGACGCTCAACTTCGCGTCCCTGAAGTCGCTCCCCGTTCTGTTCGTGTGCGAGAACAACGGCTACGCCATTCACACGAGCCAGGCCAAGCGGCAGGGCCGGCCCGACATCGCCGCCCGCGCCGAGGCCTACGGCATCCCCGCCGACCGGCTCGACGGGTCCGACGTGACCGGCCTGCTGGAGCGGACGCGGACGGTGCTGAGCGGGATGCGCACGCTCGGCGGGCCGCACTTCTTCGAGGTGAAGACGTACCGCTGGCGCGAGCACGTCGGCCCCGGCCGCGACTTCGCCCTCGGCTTCCGCGCCGAGAGCGAGGCCGAGCCGTGGGTGAAGAACGACCCCATCCCGCGCCTCGCGGCGCTACTGCCGGCCGCCGAGCGGGCCGCGATCGTTCAGGAAGTCGAGGCCGAGGTCGCCGCCGCGTTCGCGTTCGCGGAGGCGAGCCCGTTCCCCGACCCGGCCGAACTCATGATCGACATTTATCAGGAGGCCGGGAATGCCCTCGCCTGCCGTTAA
- a CDS encoding GDP-L-fucose synthase family protein: MAPLDAGRSPGLTPAARVFVAGGDTLPGAALLDLLPAEGFTNLVGVGPDEPELTDALAVNSFFALEKPEYVFLVGGPSGGIGLNRARPADLMLANLQVATNVLDAAHRHGVRKLLYLASSCAYPREAPQPLEPASLGTGPLEPTSAAYATAKLAGAVLCDAYRRQYGAQFITAFPANPFGPGDDFGADSGHVIPALIRRAHEAAENGDRALSVWGSGAARREFLFSRDLASACLFALKHYDGDAPLNLGGGTVLSIAEVAHAVANVVGFRGRLAFDTSKPDGAALKALDSSVLLGMGWQPATRFHDAVHETYHWFLHHEAAEGVSRERTTV; the protein is encoded by the coding sequence ATGGCCCCACTCGACGCCGGCCGTTCGCCGGGCTTGACGCCCGCCGCCCGCGTCTTCGTCGCCGGCGGCGACACGCTCCCCGGCGCCGCGCTGCTCGACCTGCTGCCCGCGGAAGGGTTTACGAACCTCGTCGGCGTCGGCCCGGACGAGCCGGAGCTGACCGACGCGCTGGCGGTGAACTCGTTCTTCGCGTTGGAGAAGCCGGAGTACGTGTTCCTGGTCGGCGGCCCGAGCGGCGGCATCGGCCTGAACCGCGCCCGCCCGGCCGACCTGATGCTCGCCAACCTCCAGGTGGCGACGAACGTGCTGGACGCCGCCCACCGCCACGGCGTGCGGAAGTTGCTGTACCTCGCCAGCTCGTGCGCCTACCCGCGCGAGGCGCCGCAGCCGCTGGAACCCGCGTCGCTCGGCACCGGCCCTCTGGAGCCGACCAGCGCCGCCTACGCCACCGCAAAGCTCGCCGGCGCCGTGCTGTGCGACGCCTACCGCCGGCAGTACGGGGCGCAGTTCATCACGGCGTTTCCGGCCAACCCGTTCGGCCCCGGCGACGACTTCGGCGCCGACAGCGGCCACGTCATCCCGGCGCTGATCCGCCGGGCGCACGAGGCGGCGGAAAACGGTGACAGAGCGCTGTCAGTGTGGGGAAGCGGGGCGGCGCGGCGCGAGTTCCTGTTCAGCCGCGACCTCGCATCGGCGTGCCTGTTCGCCCTGAAGCACTACGACGGCGACGCGCCGCTGAACCTCGGCGGCGGCACCGTCCTGAGCATCGCCGAGGTGGCGCACGCCGTCGCCAACGTGGTCGGCTTCCGCGGCCGGCTCGCGTTCGACACGTCGAAGCCCGACGGGGCGGCGCTGAAGGCGCTCGACTCGTCGGTGCTGCTGGGCATGGGGTGGCAGCCGGCGACGCGGTTCCACGACGCCGTGCACGAGACGTACCACTGGTTCCTGCACCACGAGGCCGCGGAGGGCGTGAGCCGTGAACGCACGACTGTATAG
- a CDS encoding DUF3239 domain-containing protein: MAASRADSLVEPDPMDDDDLLPLNGTVASNPGRLRVNYLRWFLHKPAWPLGWAVALVAAVAAAVWFHWALWIAAAVLLLCNVFYWFRLTMHFGRGDANPGLVVSATPPLVAVATDLSKGFGVFPAVKVFAAGPLRVAGRRPEVGDRVGTVSLYAPGPDSSAPHWADFDPHPAEYVTADPAAIAGLMATFTPADWDNLARLLEQVPRPYRPGLYLVPADG; encoded by the coding sequence ATGGCCGCCTCCCGTGCCGACTCGCTCGTGGAGCCCGACCCGATGGACGACGACGACCTGCTCCCGCTGAACGGCACCGTGGCGAGCAACCCGGGCCGCCTACGGGTGAACTACCTGCGCTGGTTCCTGCACAAGCCGGCGTGGCCGCTCGGTTGGGCCGTGGCGCTGGTGGCGGCGGTCGCGGCTGCCGTGTGGTTCCACTGGGCGCTCTGGATCGCGGCGGCGGTCCTACTCCTGTGCAACGTCTTCTACTGGTTCCGGCTCACCATGCACTTCGGGCGGGGCGACGCGAACCCGGGGTTGGTGGTGTCGGCGACGCCGCCGCTGGTCGCGGTAGCCACCGACCTGTCGAAGGGGTTCGGCGTGTTCCCGGCCGTGAAGGTGTTCGCCGCCGGGCCGCTGCGCGTTGCCGGCCGCCGGCCCGAGGTCGGGGACCGTGTCGGCACGGTGTCGCTCTACGCGCCCGGCCCGGACTCGTCCGCGCCCCACTGGGCCGACTTCGACCCGCACCCGGCCGAGTACGTCACTGCCGACCCTGCCGCCATCGCCGGGTTGATGGCCACGTTCACACCCGCCGATTGGGACAACCTGGCTCGCCTGTTGGAACAGGTGCCGCGGCCGTACCGGCCGGGGCTGTACCTGGTGCCGGCGGACGGATAG
- a CDS encoding alpha-ketoacid dehydrogenase subunit beta has translation MPSPAVKPQRQAPKAPTERTLSFVDAVREAAELEMARDPNVLVFGLDVDDPKAIQGTTRGLVEKFGPERCFGTPLSEDAMTGAAIGMALAGLRPVHVHIRMDFLLLAMNQLLNVAAKSRYMYGGRVNVPLVVRAMIGKSWGQGAQHSQGLHGMFMHVPGIKVVAPATPYDAKGCLAAAIRDDNPVLYVEHRLLHFTKGPVPEAAYTVEPGKARITRRGADVTLVGISSMQVECLRAAAYLEAIGIDAEVIDPIWLSPLDMDTICESVERTGRLIVVDTAWTNCGAAAEITAQVAERLQGIRDLRLKRMGFAPTTCPTAPNLEDLFYPNARTVAAAARDLVEERACGWLPAERADLKSIEFKGPF, from the coding sequence ATGCCCTCGCCTGCCGTTAAGCCGCAGCGCCAAGCCCCGAAGGCGCCGACCGAGCGCACGCTGTCGTTCGTGGACGCCGTCCGCGAGGCCGCCGAGCTGGAGATGGCCCGCGACCCCAACGTGCTCGTGTTCGGCCTCGACGTGGACGACCCGAAGGCGATTCAGGGAACGACCCGCGGGCTGGTCGAAAAATTCGGCCCCGAGCGCTGCTTCGGCACGCCGCTGTCGGAAGACGCGATGACCGGCGCGGCCATCGGCATGGCGCTCGCCGGCCTGCGGCCGGTCCACGTCCACATCCGCATGGACTTCCTGCTGCTGGCGATGAACCAGTTGCTCAACGTCGCCGCGAAGAGCCGCTACATGTACGGCGGCCGGGTGAACGTGCCGCTGGTCGTGCGGGCGATGATCGGCAAGAGCTGGGGGCAGGGGGCGCAGCACTCGCAGGGGCTGCACGGCATGTTCATGCACGTCCCCGGCATCAAGGTCGTGGCCCCCGCCACGCCCTACGACGCCAAGGGCTGCCTCGCCGCCGCGATCCGCGACGACAACCCGGTGCTGTACGTCGAACACCGCCTGCTCCACTTCACGAAGGGGCCGGTGCCCGAGGCCGCGTACACGGTCGAGCCCGGCAAGGCCCGAATCACCCGACGCGGGGCGGACGTGACGCTCGTCGGCATCTCGTCGATGCAGGTCGAGTGTCTGCGGGCGGCAGCGTACCTCGAAGCCATCGGCATCGACGCCGAGGTGATCGATCCGATCTGGCTCAGCCCGCTCGACATGGACACGATTTGCGAGTCGGTCGAACGAACGGGGCGACTGATCGTCGTGGACACGGCCTGGACGAACTGCGGGGCGGCGGCCGAAATCACCGCACAGGTCGCGGAGCGACTACAAGGGATCCGCGACCTGCGGCTGAAGCGGATGGGCTTCGCCCCGACGACGTGCCCGACGGCGCCGAACCTGGAAGACCTGTTCTACCCGAACGCCCGCACGGTCGCGGCTGCGGCCCGCGACCTGGTGGAAGAGCGCGCCTGCGGCTGGCTCCCGGCCGAGCGGGCGGACCTGAAGAGCATCGAATTCAAGGGGCCGTTCTGA
- a CDS encoding B12-binding domain-containing radical SAM protein, translated as MPRLDVVLVNPCSRPQVYQSLGATLTAIENPVWAGLMATFCRTHGLSVAVIDAEAEGLGHDAVAERVKELNPVLAAVVVYGHQPSASTQIMTASGQVATAIKETTPDQPVLMLGGHVAALPERTLREERTDYVAAGEGLYTLVALVEALKTPVPALSQVPGLFCRDGGVIRQTAGKPLVTDLDGTMPGIAWDLLPMPRYRAHNWHCLDGSARQPYAALYTTLGCPYHCSFCCIQAPFKAGEEAAGNKKTANSYRAWSPDAVIAQIDTLVNTYGVRNIKIADEMFVLNRKHITGICDRIIARGYDLNIWAYTRIDTIKDGMLPKLKAAGFNWLAVGIEAGADRVRADVDKQFDQDQVFRVVSDIRAAGINVIGNYIFGLPEDDLDTMQSTLDMAVELNCEFSNFYSAMAYPGSPLYTLAVERNLPLPATWTGYSQHSRDCLPLPTRYLPAREVLRFRDAAFQRFYTGVDYLRMVGEKFGDGTVADIRRMTAHTLDRDLLTGKLAVPPTLLPRDDGMARQRDAGVVQLGVR; from the coding sequence ATGCCCCGCCTCGACGTTGTTCTCGTCAACCCGTGCAGCCGGCCGCAGGTGTACCAGTCGCTCGGCGCCACCCTCACGGCGATCGAGAATCCAGTCTGGGCCGGCCTCATGGCCACCTTCTGCCGCACCCACGGGCTCAGCGTCGCCGTCATCGACGCGGAAGCCGAGGGGCTCGGGCACGACGCCGTCGCCGAGCGGGTGAAGGAACTGAACCCGGTCCTCGCCGCGGTCGTGGTGTACGGCCACCAGCCGAGCGCCTCGACGCAGATCATGACCGCGTCCGGCCAGGTCGCAACCGCCATCAAGGAGACGACGCCCGACCAGCCGGTGCTCATGCTCGGCGGTCACGTCGCGGCACTTCCGGAGCGCACGCTGCGCGAGGAACGGACCGACTACGTCGCCGCCGGGGAAGGGCTGTACACGCTCGTCGCGCTCGTGGAGGCGCTCAAGACGCCGGTGCCGGCGCTATCCCAGGTGCCCGGCCTGTTCTGCCGCGACGGCGGCGTCATCCGCCAGACCGCGGGCAAGCCGCTCGTCACCGACCTCGACGGCACGATGCCCGGGATCGCCTGGGATTTGCTGCCGATGCCGCGCTACCGGGCGCACAACTGGCACTGCCTCGACGGGTCGGCCCGGCAGCCCTACGCGGCGCTGTACACCACGCTCGGCTGCCCCTACCACTGCTCGTTCTGCTGCATCCAGGCGCCGTTCAAGGCCGGCGAGGAAGCCGCGGGCAACAAGAAGACGGCGAACAGCTACCGGGCGTGGAGCCCGGATGCGGTCATCGCGCAGATCGACACACTGGTGAACACCTACGGCGTCCGCAACATCAAGATCGCCGACGAGATGTTCGTGCTGAACCGCAAGCACATCACCGGCATCTGCGACCGCATCATCGCCCGCGGCTACGACCTGAACATCTGGGCCTACACCCGCATCGACACCATCAAGGACGGGATGCTGCCGAAGCTCAAGGCGGCGGGGTTCAACTGGCTCGCGGTCGGCATCGAGGCCGGGGCGGACCGCGTGCGCGCCGACGTGGACAAGCAGTTCGACCAGGACCAGGTGTTCCGCGTGGTGTCGGACATCCGCGCGGCCGGGATCAACGTCATCGGCAACTACATCTTCGGGCTGCCCGAGGACGACCTGGACACGATGCAGTCCACGCTCGACATGGCGGTCGAGTTGAACTGCGAGTTCTCGAACTTCTACTCGGCGATGGCGTACCCCGGGTCGCCGCTGTACACGCTGGCGGTGGAGCGGAACCTGCCGCTGCCGGCGACGTGGACGGGGTACTCGCAGCACTCGCGCGACTGCCTGCCGCTGCCGACGCGCTACCTCCCGGCCCGCGAGGTGCTGCGGTTCCGGGACGCCGCCTTCCAGCGTTTCTACACCGGCGTCGACTACCTCCGCATGGTCGGCGAGAAGTTCGGGGACGGCACCGTCGCCGACATCCGCCGCATGACGGCGCACACGCTCGACCGCGACCTGCTGACGGGGAAGCTGGCCGTGCCGCCGACGCTCCTGCCGCGCGACGACGGGATGGCCCGGCAGCGCGACGCGGGGGTGGTGCAACTCGGGGTACGGTAA
- a CDS encoding DegT/DnrJ/EryC1/StrS family aminotransferase: protein MPTTTTPRKAGLDWPLMRNNIARADLDAVCRYLQQDDPILTAGKNVRAFEEEWSAWLGVNHSVFVNSGNSANLVTLAALRELHGAGGEVIVPTLTWVSDIAAVLHCGFTPVFVDIDPRTLGMDNAQVLAKVTDKTRAVFLTHVLGYNGLTRGLVDELAARNVTLLEDVCESHGATFEGRKLGTIGRASNFSFYYAHHLSTIEGGMVCTDDADLYECVRMLRGHGMVRELASAERRAEQVAAHPDLNPDFIFAHPGFNFRSTELNAIIGRSQLPRLDDNNRRRSENLNLFLKHLDPDLYRTDFATEGSSNYAFTLILQEPDAALAERVQTTLRKNGVEFRRGTAGGGNQLRQPYLRRLFGDLYTQFPEVDHVHFYGWYIGNYPSLDRERILTLCELLNSLAAGRGI, encoded by the coding sequence ATGCCGACCACGACCACCCCGCGGAAGGCCGGGCTCGACTGGCCGCTGATGCGGAACAACATCGCCCGGGCCGACCTGGACGCCGTGTGCCGCTACCTCCAGCAGGACGACCCGATTCTCACCGCGGGGAAGAACGTCCGCGCCTTCGAGGAGGAGTGGTCGGCCTGGCTCGGCGTGAACCACAGCGTGTTCGTCAACTCCGGGAACTCGGCGAACCTCGTGACGCTGGCCGCGCTGCGCGAGTTGCACGGCGCCGGCGGCGAGGTCATCGTGCCGACGCTGACGTGGGTGTCGGACATCGCCGCGGTGCTGCACTGCGGGTTCACGCCGGTGTTCGTGGACATCGACCCGCGCACCCTCGGCATGGACAACGCCCAGGTGCTGGCGAAAGTGACGGACAAGACGCGGGCCGTCTTCCTCACGCACGTCCTCGGCTACAACGGGCTGACGCGCGGGCTGGTGGATGAACTCGCGGCGCGGAACGTCACGCTGCTGGAAGACGTGTGCGAGAGCCACGGGGCGACGTTCGAGGGGCGGAAACTCGGCACGATCGGGCGGGCGTCGAACTTCTCCTTCTACTACGCGCACCACCTCAGCACCATCGAGGGCGGGATGGTGTGTACCGACGACGCCGACTTGTACGAGTGCGTGCGGATGCTCCGCGGCCACGGCATGGTCCGCGAGCTTGCGTCTGCCGAGCGGCGCGCGGAGCAGGTTGCGGCGCACCCGGACCTGAACCCCGACTTCATCTTCGCGCACCCCGGCTTCAACTTCCGCAGCACGGAGCTGAACGCCATCATCGGCCGGTCGCAGCTGCCGCGGCTCGACGACAACAACCGCCGCCGCAGCGAGAACCTGAACCTGTTCCTCAAGCACCTCGACCCGGACCTGTACCGAACCGACTTCGCCACCGAGGGGAGCAGCAACTACGCCTTCACGCTCATCCTCCAGGAGCCGGACGCGGCCCTCGCCGAGCGGGTGCAGACCACGCTGCGCAAGAACGGCGTGGAGTTCCGCCGCGGCACGGCGGGCGGCGGCAACCAGCTGCGGCAGCCGTACCTGCGGCGGCTGTTCGGCGACCTGTACACGCAGTTCCCGGAGGTGGACCACGTCCACTTCTACGGCTGGTACATCGGCAACTACCCGTCGCTGGACCGCGAGCGGATTCTGACGCTGTGTGAGCTGCTGAACAGCCTCGCCGCGGGGCGGGGGATTTGA
- a CDS encoding GHMP family kinase ATP-binding protein encodes MIICRTPYRVSFFGGGTDYPGWYRRHGGAVLASTIDKYCYLTCRRLPPFFDHRIRVVYRKIETCRTLDEVSHPTVRETMRYLGIDRGVELHHDGDLPARSGMGSSSAFTVSLLNALHALKGELATKAQLAREAIHIEQDVLGETVGSQDQVLAAHGGLRHVRFHPDGEIEVSPVILPPGRLAELKSYLLLVYTGIARTAADVARSYVPSLDAKRRQLRLMKDFVDEAIGVLTGGVNLVPIGELLHEAWMAKRSLSPIVSNPEVDDLYERARSAGAIGGKLTGAGGGGFLLLFAPPERHADILAALDDRIHVPFEFDTGGSQIIFYEPGTDYADAERARDRRRPFTEFRPEPAEAA; translated from the coding sequence ATGATCATCTGCCGGACGCCGTACCGCGTCTCGTTCTTCGGCGGCGGGACCGACTACCCGGGGTGGTACCGCCGCCACGGCGGCGCCGTCCTCGCCTCCACCATCGACAAGTACTGCTACCTCACCTGCCGCCGGCTGCCGCCGTTCTTCGACCACCGTATCCGCGTCGTCTACCGCAAGATCGAGACGTGCCGCACGCTGGACGAGGTGTCGCACCCGACCGTCCGTGAGACGATGCGCTACCTCGGCATCGACCGCGGCGTCGAGCTGCACCACGACGGCGACCTGCCGGCGCGGAGCGGCATGGGGTCGAGTTCGGCGTTCACGGTGAGCCTGCTGAACGCCCTCCACGCCCTCAAGGGCGAGCTGGCGACGAAGGCCCAGCTGGCCCGCGAGGCCATCCACATCGAGCAGGACGTGCTCGGCGAGACGGTCGGCTCCCAGGATCAGGTATTGGCCGCGCACGGCGGCCTGCGGCACGTCCGCTTCCACCCCGACGGCGAGATCGAAGTGTCGCCGGTGATCCTGCCGCCGGGCCGGCTCGCCGAGCTGAAGTCGTACCTGCTGCTGGTCTACACCGGCATCGCCCGCACCGCCGCCGACGTGGCCCGGAGCTACGTCCCCAGCCTGGACGCGAAGCGGCGGCAGCTGCGGCTGATGAAGGACTTCGTGGACGAGGCGATCGGCGTGCTGACCGGCGGCGTGAACCTCGTGCCGATCGGCGAGCTGCTGCACGAGGCCTGGATGGCGAAGCGGAGCCTGAGCCCGATCGTGTCGAACCCCGAGGTGGACGACCTGTACGAGCGCGCCCGCTCGGCCGGCGCCATCGGCGGCAAGCTCACGGGCGCCGGCGGCGGCGGCTTCCTGCTGCTGTTCGCCCCGCCGGAGCGGCACGCCGACATCCTCGCGGCGCTGGACGACCGCATCCACGTGCCGTTCGAGTTCGACACCGGCGGCAGCCAGATCATCTTCTACGAGCCCGGCACCGACTACGCCGACGCCGAGCGCGCCCGCGACCGCCGCCGCCCGTTCACCGAGTTCCGGCCCGAGCCGGCGGAGGCCGCGTGA
- the scpB gene encoding SMC-Scp complex subunit ScpB — protein sequence MPDPVPNPTPPDPLLAGEWQLDAPPDDLPPEPEPAFVPPPPPAPVPHPAPRTPHTEEPPTPEQLVEALLFVGGPPLTAAAAATAVRGLTADAFRAALDALNRRYRTQRRPYAVEARDGGFVLALLPAFRGVRERVFGGPREARLAQPALDVLAVVAYRQPVGKAEVDAARGTDSAAVLRQLVRLGLVAVRQRADAAGREVLYGTTPRFLQVMGLGTLDDLPRLGDTAPA from the coding sequence ATGCCCGACCCCGTCCCCAACCCGACGCCGCCCGACCCGCTTCTCGCCGGCGAGTGGCAGCTCGACGCGCCGCCGGACGACCTGCCGCCGGAGCCCGAACCCGCGTTCGTGCCGCCTCCGCCCCCGGCTCCCGTTCCGCACCCCGCACCCCGCACACCGCACACCGAGGAGCCGCCGACCCCCGAGCAACTCGTCGAGGCGCTGCTGTTCGTCGGCGGCCCGCCGCTGACCGCCGCCGCCGCCGCGACCGCGGTCCGCGGGCTGACCGCCGACGCCTTCCGCGCCGCGCTCGACGCCCTCAACCGCCGGTACCGCACCCAGCGCCGCCCGTACGCCGTCGAGGCGCGGGACGGGGGCTTCGTGCTGGCGCTCCTGCCGGCCTTCCGCGGCGTCCGCGAGCGCGTCTTCGGCGGCCCGCGCGAGGCACGCCTCGCGCAGCCGGCGCTCGACGTGCTGGCCGTGGTCGCCTACCGCCAGCCCGTCGGCAAGGCCGAAGTCGATGCGGCCCGCGGCACCGACTCGGCGGCCGTGCTGCGGCAACTCGTGCGGCTCGGCCTCGTCGCCGTCCGCCAGCGGGCCGACGCCGCCGGCCGCGAGGTGCTGTACGGCACCACGCCGCGGTTCCTCCAGGTGATGGGGCTCGGCACCCTCGACGACCTGCCGCGGCTCGGCGACACGGCCCCGGCGTAG
- a CDS encoding MOSC domain-containing protein gives MPAARVESVQVGRPRWHGTPGSTDPFDRPFATGFWKEPVTGPVAVRVTNLDGDGQADLVNHGGADKAVLAYAAAHYPDWRAELGIADLPHGAFGENLTVAGWVETDVCVGDVWRAGSAVFAVSQPRQPCWKLARRWRLKDLPARVVESGRCGWYLRVLTEGSIAAGDAVELAERPQPEWTVRRAHRVMYSGRKNRDETAALAAVPELSLSWREELLQRL, from the coding sequence ATGCCCGCCGCGCGCGTCGAGTCGGTGCAGGTCGGTCGGCCGCGGTGGCACGGCACGCCCGGCAGCACCGACCCGTTCGACCGCCCGTTCGCTACCGGCTTCTGGAAGGAGCCCGTCACCGGCCCCGTCGCGGTGCGCGTCACCAACCTCGACGGCGACGGCCAGGCCGACCTGGTGAACCACGGCGGCGCCGACAAGGCCGTGCTCGCGTACGCGGCCGCCCACTACCCCGACTGGCGCGCCGAACTCGGCATCGCGGACCTGCCGCACGGCGCGTTCGGCGAGAACCTGACGGTCGCCGGCTGGGTCGAGACGGACGTGTGCGTCGGCGACGTGTGGCGGGCCGGCTCGGCCGTGTTCGCGGTGAGCCAACCGCGACAGCCGTGCTGGAAGCTGGCGCGGCGGTGGCGGTTGAAGGACTTGCCGGCGCGGGTGGTGGAGAGCGGCCGCTGCGGGTGGTACTTGCGGGTGCTCACGGAAGGCAGCATTGCCGCCGGCGACGCGGTGGAGTTGGCCGAGCGGCCGCAACCGGAGTGGACGGTGCGCCGGGCGCACCGGGTGATGTACTCCGGCCGGAAGAACCGCGACGAGACGGCGGCGCTGGCCGCCGTGCCGGAACTGTCGCTGAGCTGGCGCGAGGAGCTACTACAACGCCTCTGA